The Schistocerca americana isolate TAMUIC-IGC-003095 chromosome 8, iqSchAmer2.1, whole genome shotgun sequence genome contains the following window.
GTGGAATGTCAGGCACATAAGAGCGGCTGTCCATAGCCCCGAGTGCACTGAAATGGCGCTCTTCCACGTACCAGTAACTTATGAGCGTGCCACTAACCGAGGCGTAACCGTACACTTCGAATGCGCCTTGGTGGCAGGGATTATTGAGAAACAATTCTGCCTCTCATCTATGCCTTGTGTATAtactttcccaaatttccactaCGACTTTGCGTACCACAGCTGCAGTAGATAATTACTATActgtttacgtttccacttcgAGATATTCGTACCCTTTGCTCTGGAATGTTTCAACCAGAGAGAGACTTGTAAGTGTGGAAGAGCCTGCTTTCGAATGTTCGTACTGGTAACCACACCAGATCAATGCGTATTGGGACAAAGTTCGTGTAGAGAGAAAACGTCTACCTGTCCTTTCCCATTAGTCTACCTCTGTCAAACTCGAAACATTGTAATGTGTGTAATGAGGGACAGTTCTTGCACACATGCACTGACATACAAGCAGAGATAACACGACTCTTCTGTCGAGAATTGCACAGCAAGTAGACGAAAGGAAGCAGAATTTTCCAGCATCCAGATGACACAGACAGTTCATCACAAGTAAAACACTGGCGAATTCGTTGTTTTGTATGCTGATGGTAGCCACATAAAAGGTCTGAGATATCGGAAATCTCAGAAACTTATGACAGGACTTGCGTGGAGGTGATCACGGATGTCGTAGAAAGGAGTCAACTCGGGTTGGCTTCACTGGAAGAGACGTCGTTCGTCCAGTGGTGGCCGAGGCGCTCAGTGCTTCGAGAGCAGACGTCCTCCCTACAGTCTTGCGACGACTGTGAGACCCGCTTCTGACTGCAGTAGTCGAGTGGCGAGAAGCCGGCGAGGCAGCGTGCGGCGGGAGCCCCAGGAGGCTTGTGCTACGCGTACCTCCGCTCGCAAGCCTCAATGTGGTCGGCTGCGAGGCGCAGCCGCTCGTTGAGGATCTGGACGCTCTTCTCGGGCAGCGGCGGCAGGGCGTCCACCTCGTTGGTCTCCGCGTCGTCGCCGTCGGCGGCGCTGCCCGCGCGGCGGAAGCGGCGCTCCAGCGCGGCGCCGACGTCGCCGGAGGCCGCCAGCCGCTTGACGGCGTCCGCGGTGCGCCGGCGGAAGACGCAGAGCGCGGCCAGCAGGTCGGCGTGGAAGCGGCCGTACTTGTCGAGCAGGCGGTAGCCGTGCAGCAGGCCGCTCTCGTTGTCGAGGAAGACGAGCAGGCCGGTGCGCGAGTCGCGCGCCAGGTTGTGCGCGGGAGCCTCCATCATGGCCGGGTTCCACTGCAGGTTGTACAGGTTGTTGATGAAGCGGTCGAGGTTGGCGGTGAGGAAGTCGAACACCAGCAGGTCGGACCACTGCGCCAGTTCGGGCAGGTCGGTGGCGTTGGCGGCGCGCGCGTCCGGCGGGTGGAGACGTCGCGCGGGCCCGCGCAGCAGCGGCGGGATGTGCGCGGGGTGCAGCTCGGGCAGGAAGCGCGTCAGCACGACGGGCCAGCCGTCCGCCCACTGCGCCAGCGCCAGCTGCGAGCGCACGCGCGACCACCGCGGCTGCCGCGCGCGCACCGGCTGCCACGTGGCCGGCGGCAGGTTCGGCAGCCCCAGCTCCCGCGCCAGCAGGTAGCTGAACACCTGCACAGCAACGACACAACACTCGCTACTACCCTGTATCCGACAGAAGTTTATTTAGTCTAGTTTAGTTCGGCAGCCCCAGCTCCCGCGCCAGCAGGTAGCTGAACACCTGCACAGCAACGACACAACACTCGCTACTACCCTATATCTGACAGAAGTTTATTTGGTCTTGTTTAGTTTGGCAGCCCCAACTCCTGTGCCAGCAGGTAGTTGAACACCTGCACAGCAGCAACACAACACTCGCTACTACCCTGTATCCGACGTCTAGTTTAATTCGGCAGCCCCACCTCCCGCGCCAACAGGTAGCTGAACAGCTGCACAGCAACGACACAACACTCGCTACTACCCTGTATCCGACAGAAGTTTATTTAGTCTAGTTTAATTCGGCAGCCCCAGCTCCCGCGCCAGCAGGTAGCTGAACACCTGCACAGCAATGACACAACACTCGCTACAACCCTGTATCCAACAGAAGTTTATTTAGTCTAGTTTAATTCGGCAGCCCCAGCTCCTGCGCCAGCAGGTAGCTCAATACCTGCACAGCAACGACACAACACTCGCTACTACCCTGTATCCGACAGAAGATTATTTAGTCTAGTTTAATTCGGCAGCCTCAGCTCCCGCGCCAGCAGGTAGCTGAACACCTGCATAGCAACGACAAAACACTTGCTACAACCCTATATTTGACAGATGTTTATTTAGTCTAGTTTAGTTCAGCAGCGCCAGCAGGCTCGCTGCTACCCTGCATCCGACAGTACTTTATTTAGTCTACTTTAGTTCGATCACCTCCCGTGCCAGCAGATAGTGAAACACCTGACAGAAACGATACACaaatctcaaatgttcaaatgtgtgtgaattgctaaggaaccaaaccgctgaggtcatagaACCCTAGacatacacaccacttaaactaacttacgctaagaacaacacacactctcaAGCCCCAGAGAGgcttcgaacctctggcgggagcacAACTGTCTAGTAACCTTTACCCAATAGAATAATAGTTCTGGCCATTAAAAGAAACGCAGCGTGCAACAAGCGTCCTAATGACAAGAAGTACATAGTTGGGACACCCAAGTGATTAGGGTTTTAGTGCACATGCAGGTAGTGTGGAGGAGTAACGGCGTCTAGGCCCCACAATCCCATAAGTGCTCTACAATGAACAGCTCACTTGTTGAACGGCAGACACTGTGCTGGTAAACGTACAAGCCAAATCTCCTGTTCCTTGCACTTTAGTGTCTCTAAAATTCTGTATTTATAATACGATAGACTCTGTGGTTTACAAAAGTTAATTTTGTACATTCTTCTGTTCACGTTTCCGACAGGTAGATGCAACACCATAATCCTTCAGCCATCTACAATTTACATAATTTGAAGGAAACAGCTTCCATCGAAATGCATCGAACACAGAAAATAGTTTTCTGTCGTCGGAAAATTTCCCTTCTGATGGAATTTAACCATTTTTCTAAAGGATCGGATTTTGAAACAGGAAACCTGCA
Protein-coding sequences here:
- the LOC124544771 gene encoding extracellular serine/threonine protein kinase four-jointed isoform X1 — encoded protein: MPSCALCLGADGRDRVWAWRWRRCGDMWEVAAVRWLLLAAAAFALGLLLGAALPPLLVPAASAPPPALYAASAGSGATSPGRQRLRPPSSTASSATLPPHAPASLIAATGSDGAVSFVAPPPGRRTVVEDGVYWGAQVESSLPPGYGDADAERWRRYARSAPLARLEADGCGRTYNRLAVFADGERACCRYRQNIDQLQGEVFSYLLARELGLPNLPPATWQPVRARQPRWSRVRSQLALAQWADGWPVVLTRFLPELHPAHIPPLLRGPARRLHPPDARAANATDLPELAQWSDLLVFDFLTANLDRFINNLYNLQWNPAMMEAPAHNLARDSRTGLLVFLDNESGLLHGYRLLDKYGRFHADLLAALCVFRRRTADAVKRLAASGDVGAALERRFRRAGSAADGDDAETNEVDALPPLPEKSVQILNERLRLAADHIEACERRYA
- the LOC124544771 gene encoding extracellular serine/threonine protein kinase four-jointed isoform X2; this encodes MSISEVWAWRWRRCGDMWEVAAVRWLLLAAAAFALGLLLGAALPPLLVPAASAPPPALYAASAGSGATSPGRQRLRPPSSTASSATLPPHAPASLIAATGSDGAVSFVAPPPGRRTVVEDGVYWGAQVESSLPPGYGDADAERWRRYARSAPLARLEADGCGRTYNRLAVFADGERACCRYRQNIDQLQGEVFSYLLARELGLPNLPPATWQPVRARQPRWSRVRSQLALAQWADGWPVVLTRFLPELHPAHIPPLLRGPARRLHPPDARAANATDLPELAQWSDLLVFDFLTANLDRFINNLYNLQWNPAMMEAPAHNLARDSRTGLLVFLDNESGLLHGYRLLDKYGRFHADLLAALCVFRRRTADAVKRLAASGDVGAALERRFRRAGSAADGDDAETNEVDALPPLPEKSVQILNERLRLAADHIEACERRYA